A window of Syngnathoides biaculeatus isolate LvHL_M chromosome 9, ASM1980259v1, whole genome shotgun sequence contains these coding sequences:
- the LOC133506746 gene encoding stromal interaction molecule 2-like isoform X3, producing the protein MSEADRYSLEALQSIHQMMDDDKDGGIEVEESVEFIIEDMKQQQTNKHSHLHGEDQHITVEELWKGWKSSEVHNWTQDDVIRWLREFVELPQYERNFKDFKVNGNTLPRIAANEPSFLSGQLRVQDQRDKQKLNIKALDVVLFGPPTRPPHSYMKDLLLIVSVVMGVGGCWFAQAQSKTSKIHITKMMKDLESLQRAEQSLMDMQEQLERAQEEKRNVAEEKQNLEEKMRDEIMGAQEEAHRLQELRQGAVSELSRLRYAEEELVQVRGALRQAEKDMHASWTASEVLQQWLQLTHEVEVQYYNVKKHSAELQLAIAKEEAEKIKKKRSSVLGTLHVAHSSSLDQVDHKILQAKTALSEVTACLRERLHRWQHIERICGFPIIRNPGLTNLTAVLYSDSLAVGFPRVPQPSCSWHSSLHGSIEDLLEESAAAILSQIPVPGAPLKNPPRTRTSTICRSRRHGVAQPPSTLISADPDLLIPIRGPYPCFDDDDGVFCKTINKQDSQERFSDSDHSTSPPHSKIYACPTADASHRKLCYDETESLADSCVTKLEDSKR; encoded by the exons ATGAGCGAGGCCGATCGTTACAGCCTGGAGGCCCTGCAGAGCATCCACCAGATGATGGACGATGACAAGGACGGAGGGATTGAGGTGGAAGAGAGTGTGGAG TTCATCATTGAAGACATGAAGCAGCAGCAGACCAACAAACACAGCCACCTGCACGGAGAAGATCAGCACATCACAGTGGAAGAGCTTTGGAAAGGCTGGAAGTCATCCGAAG TTCATAATTGGACCCAAGACGACGTTATCCGGTGGCTCAGGGAGTTTGTGGAGTTGCCGCAGTACGAGAGGAATTTTAAAGACTTCAAAGTCAACGGAAACACGCTCCCAAG GATTGCAGCCAACGAGCCTTCGTTCCTGAGTGGCCAGCTGAGGGTTCAGGATCAGAGGGACAAACAGAAGCTCAACATTAAGGCTCTCGATGTCGTTCTGTTTGGACCACCAACGC GCCCCCCTCACAGTTACATGAAAGACCTGCTGCTCATTGTGTCAGTCGTGATGGGAGTCGGCGGCTGCTGGTTTGCTCAGGCCCAGAGCAAAACCAGTAAGATCCACATCACCAAGATGATGAAGGATTTGGAAAGCCTGCAGAGGGCCGAACAAAGCCTCATGGACATGCAGGAACA ACTAGAGCGAGCCCAGGAAGAGAAACGCAATGTGGCAGAGGAGAAGCAAAACCTGGAGGAGAAGATGCGGGACGAGATCATGGGGGCACAGGAAGAAGCCCACCGGCTGCAAGAGCTGAGGCAGGGCGCCGTCAGCGAGCTCAGCCGCCTCCGATATGCAGAAGAAGAGCTCGTGCAG GTCCGTGGCGCACTAAGGCAGGCAGAAAAGGACATGCATGCTTCATGGACCGCCTCAGAAGTTCTCCAGCAGTGGCTCCAGTTGACACATGAAGTTGAGGTCCAGTACTACAATGTCAAGAAACACAGTGCTGAATTACAGCTTGCCATTGCCAAAGAGGAG GCAGAAAAGATTAAGAAGAAGAGAAGCTCAGTCCTTGGGACTCTCCACGTTGCCCACAGTTCATCTTTGGATCAGGTCGACCACAAGATTCTCCAGGCAAA GACTGCCTTGTCTGAGGTAACGGCGTGCCTTCGGGAGCGTCTCCATCGCTGGCAACATATTGAGCGGATCTGTGGCTTCCCCATCATCAGGAATCCTGGCCTCACGAACCTCACCGCTGTGCTCTACTCAGACTCGCTTGCTGTGGGTTTTCCCAGAGTGCCTCAGCCATCTTGCTCATGGCACAGCTCACTTCATGGCTCAATCGAGGACCTGTTGGAAGAGTCTGCCGCGGCTATCCTATCTCAAATTCCAG TTCCGGGGGCTCCACTTAAGAACCCTCCTCGAACTCGGACGTCAACAATATGCCGGTCACGTCGTCACGGTGTCGCACAACCACCGAGCACTCTGATCTCGGCAGATCCTGACCTTCTCATCCCGATTCGAGGCCCCTATCCCTGCTTCGACGACGACGATGGAGTCTTTTGTAAAACCATAAATAAACA AGACTCCCAAGAAAGGTTCTCAGATTCGGACCATTCCACGTCACCTCCTCATAGCAAAATCTACGCTTGTCCCACTGCTGACGCCTCGCACAGAAAGCTCTGTTATGATGAGACAGAATCTCTGGCAGACAGCTGCGTGACAAAGCTT GAAGACAGCAAAAGATAA
- the LOC133506746 gene encoding stromal interaction molecule 2-like isoform X5 — protein sequence MSEADRYSLEALQSIHQMMDDDKDGGIEVEESVEFIIEDMKQQQTNKHSHLHGEDQHITVEELWKGWKSSEVHNWTQDDVIRWLREFVELPQYERNFKDFKVNGNTLPRIAANEPSFLSGQLRVQDQRDKQKLNIKALDVVLFGPPTRPPHSYMKDLLLIVSVVMGVGGCWFAQAQSKTSKIHITKMMKDLESLQRAEQSLMDMQEQLERAQEEKRNVAEEKQNLEEKMRDEIMGAQEEAHRLQELRQGAVSELSRLRYAEEELVQVRGALRQAEKDMHASWTASEVLQQWLQLTHEVEVQYYNVKKHSAELQLAIAKEEAEKIKKKRSSVLGTLHVAHSSSLDQVDHKILQAKTALSEESWPHEPHRCALLRLACCGFSQSASAILLMAQLTSWLNRGPVGRVCRGYPISNSSSGGST from the exons ATGAGCGAGGCCGATCGTTACAGCCTGGAGGCCCTGCAGAGCATCCACCAGATGATGGACGATGACAAGGACGGAGGGATTGAGGTGGAAGAGAGTGTGGAG TTCATCATTGAAGACATGAAGCAGCAGCAGACCAACAAACACAGCCACCTGCACGGAGAAGATCAGCACATCACAGTGGAAGAGCTTTGGAAAGGCTGGAAGTCATCCGAAG TTCATAATTGGACCCAAGACGACGTTATCCGGTGGCTCAGGGAGTTTGTGGAGTTGCCGCAGTACGAGAGGAATTTTAAAGACTTCAAAGTCAACGGAAACACGCTCCCAAG GATTGCAGCCAACGAGCCTTCGTTCCTGAGTGGCCAGCTGAGGGTTCAGGATCAGAGGGACAAACAGAAGCTCAACATTAAGGCTCTCGATGTCGTTCTGTTTGGACCACCAACGC GCCCCCCTCACAGTTACATGAAAGACCTGCTGCTCATTGTGTCAGTCGTGATGGGAGTCGGCGGCTGCTGGTTTGCTCAGGCCCAGAGCAAAACCAGTAAGATCCACATCACCAAGATGATGAAGGATTTGGAAAGCCTGCAGAGGGCCGAACAAAGCCTCATGGACATGCAGGAACA ACTAGAGCGAGCCCAGGAAGAGAAACGCAATGTGGCAGAGGAGAAGCAAAACCTGGAGGAGAAGATGCGGGACGAGATCATGGGGGCACAGGAAGAAGCCCACCGGCTGCAAGAGCTGAGGCAGGGCGCCGTCAGCGAGCTCAGCCGCCTCCGATATGCAGAAGAAGAGCTCGTGCAG GTCCGTGGCGCACTAAGGCAGGCAGAAAAGGACATGCATGCTTCATGGACCGCCTCAGAAGTTCTCCAGCAGTGGCTCCAGTTGACACATGAAGTTGAGGTCCAGTACTACAATGTCAAGAAACACAGTGCTGAATTACAGCTTGCCATTGCCAAAGAGGAG GCAGAAAAGATTAAGAAGAAGAGAAGCTCAGTCCTTGGGACTCTCCACGTTGCCCACAGTTCATCTTTGGATCAGGTCGACCACAAGATTCTCCAGGCAAA GACTGCCTTGTCTGAG GAATCCTGGCCTCACGAACCTCACCGCTGTGCTCTACTCAGACTCGCTTGCTGTGGGTTTTCCCAGAGTGCCTCAGCCATCTTGCTCATGGCACAGCTCACTTCATGGCTCAATCGAGGACCTGTTGGAAGAGTCTGCCGCGGCTATCCTATCTCAAATTCCAG TTCCGGGGGCTCCACTTAA
- the LOC133506746 gene encoding stromal interaction molecule 2-like isoform X1 has product MSEADRYSLEALQSIHQMMDDDKDGGIEVEESVEFIIEDMKQQQTNKHSHLHGEDQHITVEELWKGWKSSEVHNWTQDDVIRWLREFVELPQYERNFKDFKVNGNTLPRIAANEPSFLSGQLRVQDQRDKQKLNIKALDVVLFGPPTRPPHSYMKDLLLIVSVVMGVGGCWFAQAQSKTSKIHITKMMKDLESLQRAEQSLMDMQEQLERAQEEKRNVAEEKQNLEEKMRDEIMGAQEEAHRLQELRQGAVSELSRLRYAEEELVQVRGALRQAEKDMHASWTASEVLQQWLQLTHEVEVQYYNVKKHSAELQLAIAKEEAEKIKKKRSSVLGTLHVAHSSSLDQVDHKILQAKTALSEVTACLRERLHRWQHIERICGFPIIRNPGLTNLTAVLYSDSLAVGFPRVPQPSCSWHSSLHGSIEDLLEESAAAILSQIPVPGAPLKNPPRTRTSTICRSRRHGVAQPPSTLISADPDLLIPIRGPYPCFDDDDGVFCKTINKQDSQERFSDSDHSTSPPHSKIYACPTADASHRKLCYDETESLADSCVTKLVSKELEAEVESPIRKMSLGDRDSPVDNCCRKTAKDKVLDNSLDSPPMLTSKEPSVIEASFRKKSRDRSDVATDFLIRKVSSNELGPEFPLRKTEGDIIQDVTANPSRNIPKERGDLPLEGRKMVWDEVEASEFGHKKLSRGLLGPSVDSAPKNILESSESPVDLVPRRITRDLMGMSLDGSSRNLDSHLKGIAKEDKMIEVPLIPLRKISREGYFADTVSMTAAPRDETEQLLQHTSSTEIDSESPINRRLFKEEREVPLRRRTARIPRDDRISQESTPWDRVESPTETHRSPAVRQASEDSESNSAPGETEQPDLTGIGHVPWKSSADIFAAAPLSHLVYDGILEKSCNPLAATPLSLSAAVSNLPQCYPSVLTESEPLVAPERGTYQYLASSPEAKDDRNRDKDKNKKSLKLKNLFKKKNEAMAEKIQSGLQKL; this is encoded by the exons ATGAGCGAGGCCGATCGTTACAGCCTGGAGGCCCTGCAGAGCATCCACCAGATGATGGACGATGACAAGGACGGAGGGATTGAGGTGGAAGAGAGTGTGGAG TTCATCATTGAAGACATGAAGCAGCAGCAGACCAACAAACACAGCCACCTGCACGGAGAAGATCAGCACATCACAGTGGAAGAGCTTTGGAAAGGCTGGAAGTCATCCGAAG TTCATAATTGGACCCAAGACGACGTTATCCGGTGGCTCAGGGAGTTTGTGGAGTTGCCGCAGTACGAGAGGAATTTTAAAGACTTCAAAGTCAACGGAAACACGCTCCCAAG GATTGCAGCCAACGAGCCTTCGTTCCTGAGTGGCCAGCTGAGGGTTCAGGATCAGAGGGACAAACAGAAGCTCAACATTAAGGCTCTCGATGTCGTTCTGTTTGGACCACCAACGC GCCCCCCTCACAGTTACATGAAAGACCTGCTGCTCATTGTGTCAGTCGTGATGGGAGTCGGCGGCTGCTGGTTTGCTCAGGCCCAGAGCAAAACCAGTAAGATCCACATCACCAAGATGATGAAGGATTTGGAAAGCCTGCAGAGGGCCGAACAAAGCCTCATGGACATGCAGGAACA ACTAGAGCGAGCCCAGGAAGAGAAACGCAATGTGGCAGAGGAGAAGCAAAACCTGGAGGAGAAGATGCGGGACGAGATCATGGGGGCACAGGAAGAAGCCCACCGGCTGCAAGAGCTGAGGCAGGGCGCCGTCAGCGAGCTCAGCCGCCTCCGATATGCAGAAGAAGAGCTCGTGCAG GTCCGTGGCGCACTAAGGCAGGCAGAAAAGGACATGCATGCTTCATGGACCGCCTCAGAAGTTCTCCAGCAGTGGCTCCAGTTGACACATGAAGTTGAGGTCCAGTACTACAATGTCAAGAAACACAGTGCTGAATTACAGCTTGCCATTGCCAAAGAGGAG GCAGAAAAGATTAAGAAGAAGAGAAGCTCAGTCCTTGGGACTCTCCACGTTGCCCACAGTTCATCTTTGGATCAGGTCGACCACAAGATTCTCCAGGCAAA GACTGCCTTGTCTGAGGTAACGGCGTGCCTTCGGGAGCGTCTCCATCGCTGGCAACATATTGAGCGGATCTGTGGCTTCCCCATCATCAGGAATCCTGGCCTCACGAACCTCACCGCTGTGCTCTACTCAGACTCGCTTGCTGTGGGTTTTCCCAGAGTGCCTCAGCCATCTTGCTCATGGCACAGCTCACTTCATGGCTCAATCGAGGACCTGTTGGAAGAGTCTGCCGCGGCTATCCTATCTCAAATTCCAG TTCCGGGGGCTCCACTTAAGAACCCTCCTCGAACTCGGACGTCAACAATATGCCGGTCACGTCGTCACGGTGTCGCACAACCACCGAGCACTCTGATCTCGGCAGATCCTGACCTTCTCATCCCGATTCGAGGCCCCTATCCCTGCTTCGACGACGACGATGGAGTCTTTTGTAAAACCATAAATAAACA AGACTCCCAAGAAAGGTTCTCAGATTCGGACCATTCCACGTCACCTCCTCATAGCAAAATCTACGCTTGTCCCACTGCTGACGCCTCGCACAGAAAGCTCTGTTATGATGAGACAGAATCTCTGGCAGACAGCTGCGTGACAAAGCTTGTGAGTAAAGAATTGGAAGCCGAAGTTGAATCTCCAATTCGAAAAATGTCTCTGGGAGACCGTGATTCTCCTGTCGATAATTGTTGTAGGAAGACAGCAAAAGATAAAGTTCTGGACAATTCTTTGGACAGTCCTCCAATGTTGACGTCGAAAGAGCCGTCTGTAATCGAGGCATCATTCAGGAAGAAATCCAGAGACAGGAGTGACGTTGCCACAGATTTTCTAATTAGAAAGGTGTCTTCCAATGAATTGGGTCCAGAATTCCCACTTAGGAAAACAGAGGGGGACATAATACAGGATGTTACAGCAAATCCATCACGAAACATACCGAAAGAGCGAGGTGATTTACCACTTGAAGGCCGGAAGATGGTTTGGGATGAAGTAGAGGCATCAGAATTTGGACATAAGAAGTTATCAAGGGGTTTATTAGGGCCTTCGGTAGACAGTGCCCCAAAGAACATACTGGAAAGTTCTGAGTCGCCCGTTGACCTAGTACCCAGAAGGATTACAAGAGATTTAATGGGAATGTCCTTGGACGGAAGTTCGAGGAATCTCGATTCCCATTTGAAGGGAATAgccaaagaagacaaaatgaTCGAGGTGCCTTTAATACCCTTGAGAAAAATCTCTAGAGAGGGCTACTTTGCAGACACCGTTTCCATGACGGCTGCACCCAGAGATGAAACGGAACAACTTTTGCAACACACATCTTCAACAGAGATCGATTCAGAATCCCCAATAAATAGGAGGCTATTTAAAGAGGAGCGAGAAGTACCTCTCAGAAGGAGAACAGCTCGAATACCAAGAGATGACCGTATTTCACAAGAAAGTACTCCCTGGGATAGAGTTGAATCACCGACGGAAACGCACCGTTCTCCAGCAGTGAGGCAAGCGTCTGAAGATTCCGAATCAAACTCAGCCCCAGGTGAGACTGAGCAGCCGGATCTCACGGGGATCGGCCACGTGCCGTGGAAGTCATCTGCGGATATCTTTGCAGCTGCTCCATTGAGCCATCTTGTTTATGACGGAATCCTGGAGAAGTCCTGCAACCCTCTGGCGGCAACCCCGTTGAGTCTTTCTGCCGCGGTGTCCAACCTTCCTCAGTGCTACCCCAGCGTTCTGACAGAGTCTGAGCCACTGGTGGCACCAGAAAGAGGAACCTACCAATATCTGGCATCCTCCCCTGAAGCTAAAGATGACAGAAACAGGGATAAAGACAAGAACAAGAAGTCCTTGAAGCTGAAAAATctcttcaaaaagaaaaacgagGCAATGGCAGAGAAGATACAAAGTGGTCTCCAGAAACTTTGA
- the LOC133506746 gene encoding stromal interaction molecule 2-like isoform X4 — MSEADRYSLEALQSIHQMMDDDKDGGIEVEESVEFIIEDMKQQQTNKHSHLHGEDQHITVEELWKGWKSSEVHNWTQDDVIRWLREFVELPQYERNFKDFKVNGNTLPRIAANEPSFLSGQLRVQDQRDKQKLNIKALDVVLFGPPTRPPHSYMKDLLLIVSVVMGVGGCWFAQAQSKTSKIHITKMMKDLESLQRAEQSLMDMQEQLERAQEEKRNVAEEKQNLEEKMRDEIMGAQEEAHRLQELRQGAVSELSRLRYAEEELVQVRGALRQAEKDMHASWTASEVLQQWLQLTHEVEVQYYNVKKHSAELQLAIAKEEAEKIKKKRSSVLGTLHVAHSSSLDQVDHKILQAKTALSETRLLWVFPECLSHLAHGTAHFMAQSRTCWKSLPRLSYLKFQFRGLHLRTLLELGRQQYAGHVVTVSHNHRAL, encoded by the exons ATGAGCGAGGCCGATCGTTACAGCCTGGAGGCCCTGCAGAGCATCCACCAGATGATGGACGATGACAAGGACGGAGGGATTGAGGTGGAAGAGAGTGTGGAG TTCATCATTGAAGACATGAAGCAGCAGCAGACCAACAAACACAGCCACCTGCACGGAGAAGATCAGCACATCACAGTGGAAGAGCTTTGGAAAGGCTGGAAGTCATCCGAAG TTCATAATTGGACCCAAGACGACGTTATCCGGTGGCTCAGGGAGTTTGTGGAGTTGCCGCAGTACGAGAGGAATTTTAAAGACTTCAAAGTCAACGGAAACACGCTCCCAAG GATTGCAGCCAACGAGCCTTCGTTCCTGAGTGGCCAGCTGAGGGTTCAGGATCAGAGGGACAAACAGAAGCTCAACATTAAGGCTCTCGATGTCGTTCTGTTTGGACCACCAACGC GCCCCCCTCACAGTTACATGAAAGACCTGCTGCTCATTGTGTCAGTCGTGATGGGAGTCGGCGGCTGCTGGTTTGCTCAGGCCCAGAGCAAAACCAGTAAGATCCACATCACCAAGATGATGAAGGATTTGGAAAGCCTGCAGAGGGCCGAACAAAGCCTCATGGACATGCAGGAACA ACTAGAGCGAGCCCAGGAAGAGAAACGCAATGTGGCAGAGGAGAAGCAAAACCTGGAGGAGAAGATGCGGGACGAGATCATGGGGGCACAGGAAGAAGCCCACCGGCTGCAAGAGCTGAGGCAGGGCGCCGTCAGCGAGCTCAGCCGCCTCCGATATGCAGAAGAAGAGCTCGTGCAG GTCCGTGGCGCACTAAGGCAGGCAGAAAAGGACATGCATGCTTCATGGACCGCCTCAGAAGTTCTCCAGCAGTGGCTCCAGTTGACACATGAAGTTGAGGTCCAGTACTACAATGTCAAGAAACACAGTGCTGAATTACAGCTTGCCATTGCCAAAGAGGAG GCAGAAAAGATTAAGAAGAAGAGAAGCTCAGTCCTTGGGACTCTCCACGTTGCCCACAGTTCATCTTTGGATCAGGTCGACCACAAGATTCTCCAGGCAAA GACTGCCTTGTCTGAG ACTCGCTTGCTGTGGGTTTTCCCAGAGTGCCTCAGCCATCTTGCTCATGGCACAGCTCACTTCATGGCTCAATCGAGGACCTGTTGGAAGAGTCTGCCGCGGCTATCCTATCTCAAATTCCAG TTCCGGGGGCTCCACTTAAGAACCCTCCTCGAACTCGGACGTCAACAATATGCCGGTCACGTCGTCACGGTGTCGCACAACCACCGAGCACTCTGA
- the LOC133506746 gene encoding stromal interaction molecule 2-like isoform X2: MSEADRYSLEALQSIHQMMDDDKDGGIEVEESVEFIIEDMKQQQTNKHSHLHGEDQHITVEELWKGWKSSEVHNWTQDDVIRWLREFVELPQYERNFKDFKVNGNTLPRIAANEPSFLSGQLRVQDQRDKQKLNIKALDVVLFGPPTRPPHSYMKDLLLIVSVVMGVGGCWFAQAQSKTSKIHITKMMKDLESLQRAEQSLMDMQEQLERAQEEKRNVAEEKQNLEEKMRDEIMGAQEEAHRLQELRQGAVSELSRLRYAEEELVQVRGALRQAEKDMHASWTASEVLQQWLQLTHEVEVQYYNVKKHSAELQLAIAKEEVTQKRLRRREAQSLGLSTLPTVHLWIRSTTRFSRQRLPCLRNPGLTNLTAVLYSDSLAVGFPRVPQPSCSWHSSLHGSIEDLLEESAAAILSQIPVPGAPLKNPPRTRTSTICRSRRHGVAQPPSTLISADPDLLIPIRGPYPCFDDDDGVFCKTINKQDSQERFSDSDHSTSPPHSKIYACPTADASHRKLCYDETESLADSCVTKLVSKELEAEVESPIRKMSLGDRDSPVDNCCRKTAKDKVLDNSLDSPPMLTSKEPSVIEASFRKKSRDRSDVATDFLIRKVSSNELGPEFPLRKTEGDIIQDVTANPSRNIPKERGDLPLEGRKMVWDEVEASEFGHKKLSRGLLGPSVDSAPKNILESSESPVDLVPRRITRDLMGMSLDGSSRNLDSHLKGIAKEDKMIEVPLIPLRKISREGYFADTVSMTAAPRDETEQLLQHTSSTEIDSESPINRRLFKEEREVPLRRRTARIPRDDRISQESTPWDRVESPTETHRSPAVRQASEDSESNSAPGETEQPDLTGIGHVPWKSSADIFAAAPLSHLVYDGILEKSCNPLAATPLSLSAAVSNLPQCYPSVLTESEPLVAPERGTYQYLASSPEAKDDRNRDKDKNKKSLKLKNLFKKKNEAMAEKIQSGLQKL, encoded by the exons ATGAGCGAGGCCGATCGTTACAGCCTGGAGGCCCTGCAGAGCATCCACCAGATGATGGACGATGACAAGGACGGAGGGATTGAGGTGGAAGAGAGTGTGGAG TTCATCATTGAAGACATGAAGCAGCAGCAGACCAACAAACACAGCCACCTGCACGGAGAAGATCAGCACATCACAGTGGAAGAGCTTTGGAAAGGCTGGAAGTCATCCGAAG TTCATAATTGGACCCAAGACGACGTTATCCGGTGGCTCAGGGAGTTTGTGGAGTTGCCGCAGTACGAGAGGAATTTTAAAGACTTCAAAGTCAACGGAAACACGCTCCCAAG GATTGCAGCCAACGAGCCTTCGTTCCTGAGTGGCCAGCTGAGGGTTCAGGATCAGAGGGACAAACAGAAGCTCAACATTAAGGCTCTCGATGTCGTTCTGTTTGGACCACCAACGC GCCCCCCTCACAGTTACATGAAAGACCTGCTGCTCATTGTGTCAGTCGTGATGGGAGTCGGCGGCTGCTGGTTTGCTCAGGCCCAGAGCAAAACCAGTAAGATCCACATCACCAAGATGATGAAGGATTTGGAAAGCCTGCAGAGGGCCGAACAAAGCCTCATGGACATGCAGGAACA ACTAGAGCGAGCCCAGGAAGAGAAACGCAATGTGGCAGAGGAGAAGCAAAACCTGGAGGAGAAGATGCGGGACGAGATCATGGGGGCACAGGAAGAAGCCCACCGGCTGCAAGAGCTGAGGCAGGGCGCCGTCAGCGAGCTCAGCCGCCTCCGATATGCAGAAGAAGAGCTCGTGCAG GTCCGTGGCGCACTAAGGCAGGCAGAAAAGGACATGCATGCTTCATGGACCGCCTCAGAAGTTCTCCAGCAGTGGCTCCAGTTGACACATGAAGTTGAGGTCCAGTACTACAATGTCAAGAAACACAGTGCTGAATTACAGCTTGCCATTGCCAAAGAGGAGGTGAC GCAGAAAAGATTAAGAAGAAGAGAAGCTCAGTCCTTGGGACTCTCCACGTTGCCCACAGTTCATCTTTGGATCAGGTCGACCACAAGATTCTCCAGGCAAA GACTGCCTTGTCTGAG GAATCCTGGCCTCACGAACCTCACCGCTGTGCTCTACTCAGACTCGCTTGCTGTGGGTTTTCCCAGAGTGCCTCAGCCATCTTGCTCATGGCACAGCTCACTTCATGGCTCAATCGAGGACCTGTTGGAAGAGTCTGCCGCGGCTATCCTATCTCAAATTCCAG TTCCGGGGGCTCCACTTAAGAACCCTCCTCGAACTCGGACGTCAACAATATGCCGGTCACGTCGTCACGGTGTCGCACAACCACCGAGCACTCTGATCTCGGCAGATCCTGACCTTCTCATCCCGATTCGAGGCCCCTATCCCTGCTTCGACGACGACGATGGAGTCTTTTGTAAAACCATAAATAAACA AGACTCCCAAGAAAGGTTCTCAGATTCGGACCATTCCACGTCACCTCCTCATAGCAAAATCTACGCTTGTCCCACTGCTGACGCCTCGCACAGAAAGCTCTGTTATGATGAGACAGAATCTCTGGCAGACAGCTGCGTGACAAAGCTTGTGAGTAAAGAATTGGAAGCCGAAGTTGAATCTCCAATTCGAAAAATGTCTCTGGGAGACCGTGATTCTCCTGTCGATAATTGTTGTAGGAAGACAGCAAAAGATAAAGTTCTGGACAATTCTTTGGACAGTCCTCCAATGTTGACGTCGAAAGAGCCGTCTGTAATCGAGGCATCATTCAGGAAGAAATCCAGAGACAGGAGTGACGTTGCCACAGATTTTCTAATTAGAAAGGTGTCTTCCAATGAATTGGGTCCAGAATTCCCACTTAGGAAAACAGAGGGGGACATAATACAGGATGTTACAGCAAATCCATCACGAAACATACCGAAAGAGCGAGGTGATTTACCACTTGAAGGCCGGAAGATGGTTTGGGATGAAGTAGAGGCATCAGAATTTGGACATAAGAAGTTATCAAGGGGTTTATTAGGGCCTTCGGTAGACAGTGCCCCAAAGAACATACTGGAAAGTTCTGAGTCGCCCGTTGACCTAGTACCCAGAAGGATTACAAGAGATTTAATGGGAATGTCCTTGGACGGAAGTTCGAGGAATCTCGATTCCCATTTGAAGGGAATAgccaaagaagacaaaatgaTCGAGGTGCCTTTAATACCCTTGAGAAAAATCTCTAGAGAGGGCTACTTTGCAGACACCGTTTCCATGACGGCTGCACCCAGAGATGAAACGGAACAACTTTTGCAACACACATCTTCAACAGAGATCGATTCAGAATCCCCAATAAATAGGAGGCTATTTAAAGAGGAGCGAGAAGTACCTCTCAGAAGGAGAACAGCTCGAATACCAAGAGATGACCGTATTTCACAAGAAAGTACTCCCTGGGATAGAGTTGAATCACCGACGGAAACGCACCGTTCTCCAGCAGTGAGGCAAGCGTCTGAAGATTCCGAATCAAACTCAGCCCCAGGTGAGACTGAGCAGCCGGATCTCACGGGGATCGGCCACGTGCCGTGGAAGTCATCTGCGGATATCTTTGCAGCTGCTCCATTGAGCCATCTTGTTTATGACGGAATCCTGGAGAAGTCCTGCAACCCTCTGGCGGCAACCCCGTTGAGTCTTTCTGCCGCGGTGTCCAACCTTCCTCAGTGCTACCCCAGCGTTCTGACAGAGTCTGAGCCACTGGTGGCACCAGAAAGAGGAACCTACCAATATCTGGCATCCTCCCCTGAAGCTAAAGATGACAGAAACAGGGATAAAGACAAGAACAAGAAGTCCTTGAAGCTGAAAAATctcttcaaaaagaaaaacgagGCAATGGCAGAGAAGATACAAAGTGGTCTCCAGAAACTTTGA